The following coding sequences are from one Geothrix sp. window:
- a CDS encoding cysteine hydrolase family protein gives MTRALLLIDIQNDYFPGGAMALVGSPEAGLQAGGLLTAFRAQRLPVIHIQHLALRPGATFFLPGTPGAEIHPGVAPLPGEPVFQKHFPNSFRETPLLEHLRGLGATELVVAGMMTHMCIDTTVRAAFDLGFTCHLAGDACATRDLGRNGATTPAAQVQAAFLAALHGTFAQVQSTEELLAGL, from the coding sequence ATGACCCGGGCCCTGCTGCTCATCGACATCCAGAACGACTACTTCCCCGGCGGGGCCATGGCGCTGGTGGGCAGTCCCGAGGCGGGCCTCCAGGCCGGCGGGCTGCTGACGGCCTTCCGGGCGCAGCGCCTGCCCGTGATCCACATCCAGCACCTCGCCCTGCGGCCCGGCGCCACCTTCTTCCTGCCGGGCACGCCGGGCGCGGAGATCCACCCGGGCGTGGCGCCGCTCCCGGGCGAGCCGGTGTTCCAGAAGCACTTCCCCAACAGCTTCCGGGAGACGCCCCTGCTGGAGCACCTGCGTGGCCTTGGCGCTACGGAGCTGGTGGTGGCGGGCATGATGACCCACATGTGCATCGACACCACGGTGCGGGCGGCCTTCGACCTGGGCTTCACCTGCCACCTGGCCGGGGATGCCTGCGCCACCCGGGACCTCGGGCGGAACGGCGCCACGACACCCGCCGCCCAGGTGCAGGCCGCCTTCCTCGCCGCCCTGCACGGCACCTTCGCCCAGGTGCAGAGCACGGAGGAACTCCTTGCAGGGCTCTGA
- the ahcY gene encoding adenosylhomocysteinase, whose product MTVAAQDFIVHDLALAPWGRKEIAIAEGEMPALMAIRQQYAAQQPLKGARIAGSLHMTIQTAVLIETLRALGAEVRWASCNIFSTQDHAAAAIAAGGTPVFAIKGETLPDYWDYTHRIFDFEGGANMILDDGGDATLLLHLGARAELDASVLDHPDSEEATVLFAAIRKRIAEKPGWYSAQLAKVLGVTEETTTGVHRLYEMAKKGELRFPAINVNDSVTKSKFDNLYGCRESLVDAIKRATDVMVAGKIAVVCGYGDVGKGSAQALRALSAQVWVTEIDPICALQAAMEGYRVVTMDEACSQADIFVTCTGNLRVITHDHMKRMKHNAIVCNIGHFDSEIDVASLEKYAWEEIKPQVDHVIFPDNHRIILLAKGRLVNLGCGTGHPSYVMSSSFANQTLAQIELWTKKGEYEVGVYTLPKHLDEQVARLQLQTLNAKLTTLRPDQAKYIGVPLEGPYKTDHYRY is encoded by the coding sequence ATGACCGTCGCCGCCCAGGATTTCATCGTCCACGATCTCGCCCTCGCGCCCTGGGGCCGCAAGGAGATCGCCATCGCCGAGGGCGAGATGCCCGCCCTCATGGCCATCCGCCAGCAGTACGCCGCCCAGCAGCCCCTCAAGGGCGCCCGCATCGCCGGCTCCCTGCACATGACCATCCAGACCGCGGTGCTCATCGAGACGCTGCGGGCCCTGGGCGCCGAGGTGCGCTGGGCCAGCTGCAACATCTTCAGCACCCAGGATCACGCCGCCGCCGCCATCGCCGCAGGCGGCACGCCGGTCTTCGCCATCAAGGGCGAGACCCTGCCGGACTACTGGGACTACACGCACCGCATCTTCGACTTCGAGGGTGGTGCCAACATGATCCTGGACGACGGCGGGGACGCCACGCTGCTGCTGCACCTGGGCGCCCGGGCCGAGCTGGATGCCAGCGTCCTCGACCACCCGGACAGCGAGGAGGCCACCGTGCTCTTCGCCGCCATCCGCAAGCGCATCGCCGAGAAGCCGGGCTGGTACTCCGCCCAGCTGGCCAAGGTCCTGGGCGTCACCGAAGAGACCACCACCGGCGTGCATCGCCTCTATGAGATGGCCAAGAAGGGCGAGCTGCGGTTCCCCGCCATCAACGTCAACGACAGCGTCACCAAGAGCAAGTTCGACAACCTCTACGGCTGCCGCGAGTCCCTGGTGGACGCCATCAAGCGCGCCACGGACGTGATGGTCGCCGGCAAGATCGCGGTGGTCTGCGGCTACGGCGACGTGGGCAAGGGCAGCGCCCAGGCGCTGCGTGCGCTGAGCGCGCAGGTGTGGGTCACCGAGATCGATCCCATCTGCGCCCTCCAGGCGGCCATGGAGGGCTACCGCGTGGTCACCATGGATGAGGCCTGCAGCCAGGCCGACATCTTCGTCACCTGCACCGGCAACCTCCGCGTCATCACCCACGACCACATGAAGCGGATGAAGCACAATGCCATCGTGTGCAACATCGGCCACTTCGACAGCGAGATCGACGTCGCCAGCCTGGAGAAATACGCCTGGGAGGAGATCAAGCCCCAGGTGGACCACGTCATATTCCCCGACAACCACCGCATCATCCTGCTGGCCAAGGGCCGCCTGGTGAACCTGGGCTGCGGCACGGGCCACCCCAGCTATGTCATGAGCAGCAGCTTCGCCAACCAGACCCTGGCCCAGATCGAGCTGTGGACCAAGAAGGGCGAATACGAGGTCGGCGTCTACACCCTGCCCAAGCACCTGGACGAGCAGGTGGCGCGCCTCCAGCTGCAGACCCTGAATGCCAAGCTCACCACCCTCCGGCCCGACCAGGCCAAGTACATCGGCGTGCCGCTCGAAGGGCCGTACAAGACGGACCATTATCGGTACTAA
- a CDS encoding SDR family oxidoreductase yields the protein MPLKGQVALVTGASRGIGAAVAASLAARGAAVAVNYFGSEAAAQAVVQAIRAAGGTAQAVKADARDRAQVEAMAATVKAELGPIGILVLNASISFPMAAFQAYPWEAFQAKLLGELGAAFHGCQAVVPQMLERQKLDGRGGSIVAITSGLARNPGWGFCAHSAAKAGLEGFVRALACELGPMGIRVNAVAPGLTLTDATAGLPDKHKDAAAAHTPLRRNGLAEDVAEAVAGLVQTGFVTGATLPVNGGSYIF from the coding sequence ATGCCACTCAAGGGACAGGTCGCCCTCGTCACCGGGGCCAGCCGCGGCATCGGCGCGGCCGTGGCCGCCTCCCTGGCCGCCCGGGGCGCGGCCGTGGCCGTGAACTACTTCGGCTCTGAAGCCGCGGCGCAGGCCGTCGTGCAGGCCATCCGGGCTGCGGGCGGAACGGCCCAGGCCGTGAAGGCGGATGCCCGGGACCGGGCCCAGGTGGAGGCCATGGCGGCCACCGTGAAGGCCGAGCTGGGCCCCATCGGCATCCTCGTGCTGAACGCGTCCATCAGCTTCCCCATGGCCGCCTTCCAGGCCTATCCCTGGGAGGCCTTCCAGGCCAAGCTCCTGGGCGAGCTGGGCGCGGCCTTCCACGGCTGCCAGGCGGTGGTGCCGCAGATGCTGGAGCGCCAGAAGCTGGATGGCCGGGGCGGGTCCATCGTGGCCATCACCAGCGGCCTCGCGCGGAATCCGGGCTGGGGTTTCTGCGCCCACAGCGCCGCCAAGGCCGGGCTCGAGGGCTTCGTGCGGGCCCTGGCCTGCGAGCTGGGCCCCATGGGCATCCGCGTGAACGCCGTGGCCCCGGGCCTCACCCTGACGGACGCCACGGCCGGCCTGCCCGACAAGCACAAGGACGCCGCCGCCGCCCACACCCCCCTGCGCCGCAACGGCCTCGCCGAGGACGTGGCCGAAGCCGTGGCCGGCCTCGTCCAGACCGGCTTCGTCACCGGTGCCACCCTGCCCGTCAACGGCGGCAGCTACATCTTCTGA
- a CDS encoding NUDIX domain-containing protein, whose protein sequence is MWALTVAAVIEREGRFLVVEEPDKVTGLPVINQPAGHVEPGESLLDAVRREVREETGLAFTPEAIVGLYPLKAANGKDYFRVCFTGTVPEGAVAAPEDADILRCRWLSRTELGAAALRSGWVLRCLDDALAGRRFPLDLVTDIRVER, encoded by the coding sequence ATGTGGGCCCTCACCGTCGCGGCGGTCATCGAGCGTGAGGGCCGCTTCCTCGTCGTGGAGGAACCCGACAAGGTGACGGGCCTGCCCGTGATCAACCAGCCCGCGGGGCACGTGGAGCCGGGCGAATCGCTGCTCGACGCCGTGCGCCGCGAGGTGCGCGAGGAGACGGGCCTGGCCTTCACGCCCGAGGCCATCGTGGGCCTCTACCCCCTGAAGGCCGCCAACGGGAAGGACTACTTCCGCGTGTGCTTCACGGGCACCGTGCCCGAAGGCGCCGTGGCCGCGCCCGAGGATGCCGACATCCTCCGCTGCCGCTGGCTCAGCCGCACCGAGCTGGGTGCGGCCGCGCTCCGCTCGGGCTGGGTGCTGCGCTGCCTGGACGATGCCCTGGCGGGGCGGCGCTTCCCGCTGGACCTGGTGACCGACATCCGGGTCGAGCGGTAG
- a CDS encoding glutaminase, producing MDLQALLDDLAREAAPLAAQGKVADYIPALAAVDPARFGVALATVDGQLLGSGDWRVPFSIQSVSKAFSLALVLARDGETLWKRVGREPSGNPFNSLVQLEYEKGIPRNPFINAGALILIDRLLSLTGDSLGTLRDFLRAESGNPALDLDAEVAASEAGHGHRNAALAHFMASCGNLENPVERVLDHYFRQCALTMSCADLAKAGLFLANHGLRADGSRLLSRSEAKRINSIMLTCGTYDAAGDFAYRVGLPGKSGVGGGILAVLPGRGVLCAWSPALDVHGNSVAGVEALDRFTTRTGWSVF from the coding sequence ATGGACCTTCAAGCGCTCCTCGACGATCTGGCCCGCGAAGCCGCGCCCTTGGCGGCGCAGGGGAAGGTGGCGGACTACATCCCGGCCCTGGCGGCGGTGGATCCGGCCCGCTTCGGCGTCGCCCTGGCCACGGTGGACGGGCAGCTCCTGGGCAGCGGGGACTGGCGGGTGCCCTTCTCCATCCAGAGCGTATCCAAGGCCTTCTCCCTGGCCCTGGTGCTCGCCCGGGACGGCGAGACCCTCTGGAAGCGCGTCGGGCGCGAGCCCTCGGGCAACCCCTTCAATTCGCTGGTGCAGCTGGAGTACGAGAAGGGCATCCCGCGCAACCCCTTCATCAACGCCGGGGCGCTCATCCTCATCGACCGGCTGCTCTCGCTCACGGGCGATTCCCTGGGCACCCTGCGGGACTTCCTCCGCGCGGAGAGTGGCAACCCGGCCCTGGACCTCGATGCCGAGGTCGCGGCCTCCGAAGCCGGCCACGGCCACCGCAACGCCGCGCTCGCCCACTTCATGGCCAGCTGCGGCAACCTGGAGAACCCGGTGGAGCGGGTGCTGGACCACTACTTCCGCCAGTGCGCCCTCACCATGAGCTGCGCCGATCTGGCCAAGGCGGGGCTCTTCCTGGCCAACCACGGCCTGCGGGCCGACGGCTCCCGCCTGCTCAGCCGCAGCGAGGCCAAGCGCATCAACTCGATCATGCTCACCTGCGGCACCTACGACGCCGCCGGCGACTTCGCCTACCGCGTGGGCCTGCCGGGCAAGAGCGGCGTGGGCGGCGGCATCCTGGCCGTGCTGCCCGGGCGCGGCGTGCTCTGCGCGTGGAGCCCCGCCCTGGATGTCCACGGCAACAGCGTGGCCGGCGTCGAGGCGCTGGATCGCTTCACCACGCGGACTGGTTGGTCGGTCTTCTGA
- the rlmF gene encoding 23S rRNA (adenine(1618)-N(6))-methyltransferase RlmF: MTTSAGGPPPAKPGLHPRNRNAGGYDFARLVAASPELGPFVQRAKHGGASIDFADPAAVVALNRALLAEAYGIRGWDIPPGYLCPPIPGRADYLHHLADLLASTSGGAIPRGAVVRALDVGVGANAIYPLIGHREYGWSFVGSELDETALASAARILAANPGLERTIELRRQRDRNAIFEGVVQPGERFDLTLCNPPFHGSAHAVREASQAKWRKLGRGAAGAARNFGGQGAELWCEGGEAGFIRRMIGESVALGGQVRWFTTLVSSSATLPNLHRLLRQVGARDIRTVAMAQGQKQSRFVAWSFQVPETP; the protein is encoded by the coding sequence ATGACGACATCCGCCGGAGGTCCGCCGCCCGCCAAGCCAGGCCTGCACCCGCGCAACCGGAACGCGGGGGGCTACGACTTCGCGCGGCTGGTGGCGGCCAGTCCGGAGCTGGGGCCCTTCGTGCAGCGGGCGAAGCACGGCGGGGCCTCCATCGACTTCGCGGATCCGGCGGCAGTGGTGGCGCTCAACCGGGCCCTGCTGGCGGAGGCCTACGGCATCCGGGGCTGGGACATCCCGCCCGGCTACCTCTGCCCGCCCATCCCCGGGCGGGCGGACTACCTGCACCACCTGGCGGACCTGCTGGCCAGCACGAGCGGCGGCGCGATCCCCCGGGGCGCGGTCGTGCGTGCGCTGGACGTGGGCGTCGGCGCCAACGCCATCTACCCGCTCATCGGCCACCGGGAGTACGGCTGGTCCTTCGTGGGCTCCGAGCTGGACGAGACGGCCCTGGCCTCGGCGGCGCGCATCCTGGCGGCGAATCCGGGCCTGGAGCGGACCATCGAGCTGCGTCGCCAGCGGGACCGGAACGCGATCTTCGAGGGCGTGGTCCAGCCTGGGGAGCGCTTCGACCTGACGTTGTGCAATCCGCCCTTCCACGGTTCCGCGCACGCGGTGCGCGAGGCCTCCCAGGCCAAGTGGCGCAAGCTGGGCCGTGGCGCGGCGGGCGCGGCGCGGAACTTCGGCGGCCAGGGCGCGGAGCTGTGGTGCGAGGGCGGCGAGGCGGGCTTCATCCGCCGCATGATCGGCGAGAGCGTGGCGCTGGGTGGGCAGGTGCGCTGGTTCACCACCCTGGTGTCCAGCTCGGCCACCCTGCCCAACCTGCACCGCCTGCTGCGCCAGGTCGGAGCCCGGGACATCCGCACCGTGGCCATGGCCCAGGGCCAGAAGCAGAGCCGCTTCGTGGCCTGGTCCTTCCAGGTTCCGGAGACCCCCTGA
- a CDS encoding DUF4337 domain-containing protein has protein sequence MADDKKEPWLNLLALTTVILAVCATLATFKGGGYSTKTVLNQAMASDQWAYYQAKGIKGNLYEVEAMRLKRELELAPKASVPLLEKSLADVEKKVAKYDGEKADIMKKATTFEEAKADAQKHGAPFGLAVIYLQIGILLSSIAALLKQKPVYWAGLAVGLVGVVYFANGFFLFFAV, from the coding sequence ATGGCCGACGACAAGAAGGAACCCTGGCTGAACCTGCTGGCCCTCACCACCGTGATCCTCGCGGTCTGCGCGACGCTGGCCACCTTCAAGGGCGGCGGCTACTCCACCAAGACCGTGCTGAACCAGGCCATGGCCTCGGACCAGTGGGCCTACTACCAGGCCAAGGGCATCAAGGGGAACCTCTACGAGGTGGAGGCCATGCGCCTGAAGCGGGAGCTCGAGCTGGCACCGAAGGCCTCGGTGCCGCTGCTGGAGAAGAGCCTGGCCGACGTGGAGAAGAAGGTCGCCAAGTACGATGGCGAGAAGGCCGACATCATGAAGAAGGCCACCACCTTCGAGGAGGCCAAGGCCGATGCCCAGAAGCACGGCGCGCCCTTCGGGCTGGCGGTGATCTACCTGCAGATCGGCATCCTGCTCTCCTCCATCGCCGCCCTGCTGAAGCAGAAGCCGGTCTACTGGGCGGGTCTCGCGGTGGGCCTCGTCGGCGTCGTCTACTTCGCCAACGGGTTCTTCCTGTTCTTCGCCGTCTGA
- a CDS encoding DUF4199 domain-containing protein yields MHPTLRYGVLLGLGVAAWTCIFNLLGWHRQPPLYLLRFILVVVAYQVALLIWALRATAADGGYGRQVWAGVSISLLGSLIIYATSILFTTVVFPNHLQEAVAASRQLMAAQGLSPEQIEAVVKAQAPMQTPRASAMAGVFGTVMTGLFTSVIAAVWFRKK; encoded by the coding sequence ATGCACCCCACCCTGCGCTACGGCGTCCTCCTCGGCCTCGGCGTGGCCGCCTGGACCTGCATCTTCAACCTGCTGGGGTGGCACCGGCAGCCCCCGCTGTACCTCCTCCGGTTCATCCTGGTGGTGGTCGCCTACCAAGTGGCCCTGCTGATCTGGGCCCTCCGCGCGACCGCAGCTGATGGTGGCTACGGCCGCCAGGTCTGGGCGGGCGTGAGCATCTCCCTGCTCGGCTCGCTGATCATCTACGCCACGAGCATCCTGTTCACCACGGTGGTGTTCCCGAACCACCTCCAGGAGGCGGTGGCGGCCAGCAGGCAGCTGATGGCGGCGCAGGGCCTGAGCCCCGAGCAGATCGAGGCCGTCGTGAAGGCCCAGGCCCCCATGCAGACGCCCCGCGCCAGCGCCATGGCCGGCGTCTTCGGCACCGTGATGACGGGCCTCTTCACCTCCGTGATCGCGGCGGTGTGGTTCCGGAAGAAATAG
- a CDS encoding S1C family serine protease — MRSWTQGLLLLVAVALAGAGGAAGVLWFQGRKPAVVAPAPPPEPPPAAPSPAVVPEMPAGAAAPAPSTEDIVAKAMPAVVVVETSSGRGSAFFVDRDRLITNHHVVIGQSYVKVRLSDNSTLDARILTTAPDYDLALLRLMQPGPDRPFLALGSIQDVRQGQEVLAIGTPHGVFQNTVTRGIVSSLRQLEKVVVLQTDTALNPGNSGGPLIDHAGRVVGVNTMGFRGSQGLNFAVAIDHARALMEGRPLQLAFTTPGLDGGIKGLLPGGGVSESDQIREEGTKRYAAQLAVVARTADQMESAFATFLAYHWDGRVVGTFERNFYALWERGALQGRPVKGYEAKLAELNQAAEKLRDLSRQAEDQARRADVFPGTRRDLRQRYRLDDRRWD, encoded by the coding sequence ATGCGCTCGTGGACCCAGGGCCTTCTCCTCCTCGTGGCCGTGGCGCTGGCCGGGGCTGGCGGGGCCGCGGGCGTGCTGTGGTTCCAGGGCCGGAAACCCGCCGTGGTGGCGCCGGCTCCACCGCCCGAACCGCCGCCCGCCGCCCCGTCTCCGGCGGTCGTGCCGGAGATGCCCGCGGGAGCGGCGGCCCCGGCCCCCTCCACCGAGGACATCGTGGCCAAGGCCATGCCCGCCGTGGTGGTGGTGGAGACCTCCTCGGGCCGGGGCAGCGCCTTCTTCGTGGACCGCGACCGCCTCATCACGAACCACCACGTGGTGATCGGCCAGAGCTACGTCAAGGTGCGCCTCTCCGACAACAGCACCCTCGACGCTCGCATCCTGACCACGGCCCCCGACTACGACCTGGCCCTGCTGCGGCTCATGCAGCCCGGGCCCGACCGCCCCTTCCTGGCCCTGGGCAGCATCCAGGACGTCCGCCAGGGCCAGGAGGTCCTGGCCATCGGCACGCCCCACGGCGTCTTCCAGAACACGGTGACCCGGGGCATCGTCAGCAGCCTCCGCCAGCTGGAGAAGGTGGTGGTGCTCCAGACGGACACGGCCCTGAACCCCGGCAACAGCGGCGGCCCCCTCATCGACCACGCGGGCCGCGTGGTGGGCGTCAACACCATGGGCTTCCGGGGCAGCCAGGGCCTGAACTTCGCCGTGGCCATCGACCACGCCAGGGCCCTGATGGAGGGGCGGCCGCTCCAGCTCGCCTTCACCACGCCAGGCCTGGATGGCGGGATCAAGGGCCTCCTCCCGGGCGGCGGCGTCAGCGAGTCTGACCAGATCCGCGAGGAGGGCACCAAGCGCTACGCCGCCCAGCTGGCCGTCGTGGCCCGCACCGCGGATCAGATGGAATCCGCCTTCGCCACCTTCCTCGCCTACCACTGGGATGGCAGGGTCGTGGGCACCTTCGAGCGGAACTTCTACGCCCTGTGGGAGCGGGGCGCCTTGCAGGGGAGGCCCGTGAAGGGCTACGAAGCCAAGCTCGCCGAGCTGAACCAGGCCGCGGAGAAGCTGCGGGACCTCTCCCGCCAGGCCGAGGACCAGGCCCGCCGGGCCGACGTCTTCCCGGGCACCCGCCGCGACCTCCGGCAGCGGTACCGGCTGGATGACCGGAGGTGGGATTAG
- a CDS encoding mycothiol transferase, which produces MTPLAADLLILLRRDLRCFIREIEAFPDDATLWRTMPGITNSAGNLALHVAGNLRHFVGTVLGGTGYQRQRDAEFARREGTRAEVAALLEAAATEIEAGLEALTAETPVLPYPQVLLGHQPPTGRFLLHLSTHLAFHLGQAGYLRRALTGEAGATGGMGIAELMG; this is translated from the coding sequence ATGACGCCCCTCGCCGCCGACCTTCTCATCCTCCTGCGCCGCGACCTCCGCTGCTTCATCCGCGAGATCGAGGCCTTCCCCGATGACGCCACGCTCTGGCGGACGATGCCGGGCATCACCAATAGCGCGGGCAACCTGGCCCTGCACGTGGCGGGCAACCTGCGCCATTTCGTGGGGACCGTGCTGGGCGGCACGGGCTACCAGCGCCAGCGGGACGCGGAGTTCGCCCGGCGGGAGGGCACCCGCGCGGAGGTGGCCGCCCTGCTGGAAGCCGCGGCCACCGAGATCGAGGCAGGCCTGGAGGCCCTGACGGCCGAAACCCCGGTCCTGCCCTACCCCCAGGTGCTTCTGGGCCACCAGCCGCCCACCGGGCGCTTCCTGCTGCACCTGTCCACGCACCTGGCCTTCCACCTGGGCCAGGCGGGCTACCTGCGCCGGGCCCTCACGGGCGAGGCCGGGGCCACCGGCGGCATGGGCATCGCCGAACTGATGGGCTAA